Proteins encoded by one window of Ulvibacter sp. MAR_2010_11:
- a CDS encoding class I SAM-dependent methyltransferase — translation MLTIKNEYPQWKQLKIHESSPGNSGHSRLLKKESLSYLETQFFYGKEAGAIINSIRNEDLEQQTFKDESFDLVITSDVMEHIYDPEKAFKEIHRTLKTGGAHIFSVPLINRFKPTQRWATKGENGEPIFLFDPEWHGNPIDKKGSPVTMHWGYDIIDFIHRHTGAECEIVYYDDLDYGIRAEYREIIVAKKPKQ, via the coding sequence ATGCTCACAATTAAGAATGAATATCCGCAATGGAAACAATTAAAGATACACGAATCTTCCCCGGGGAATAGCGGCCATAGCAGGCTTCTTAAAAAAGAAAGTCTGTCGTATCTTGAAACACAATTTTTCTATGGCAAAGAAGCGGGTGCAATAATAAACAGCATACGGAACGAAGATTTGGAGCAACAAACGTTTAAAGACGAAAGTTTCGACCTTGTTATAACCTCAGATGTAATGGAGCATATATATGACCCTGAGAAAGCCTTTAAAGAGATCCACAGAACACTCAAAACCGGTGGGGCACATATTTTTTCGGTGCCATTAATTAACAGATTCAAGCCTACACAGCGTTGGGCAACCAAAGGGGAAAACGGAGAACCTATTTTCCTTTTTGACCCCGAATGGCACGGTAACCCTATTGACAAGAAGGGTTCCCCTGTGACCATGCATTGGGGATATGACATAATTGATTTTATACACAGACATACAGGGGCAGAATGTGAAATAGTGTATTACGACGATTTAGATTATGGAATTAGAGCAGAATATAGAGAAATTATTGTTGCCAAAAAACCAAAACAATGA
- a CDS encoding nucleotide-diphospho-sugar transferase has translation METKESFAVLRKVQPKKLYIAADGPRSRVEGEEAVCNEVQQYVVDHIDWDCELKTLFREDNLGCQKAVQGAIDWFFNEEEMGIVLEDDLIPDISFFDYASKLLVKYQYNTKIFSINGCNLGYENREIPYGLTRYFNMWGWATWRRSNELVKKSWFTVDLNKDFAHGSPLLNSLKLETNWPQEEWFSLWRGHFKNTLNGKKDTWDYQWVYTCLKNDLYAIRPNVNLVNNIGFNANATHTKKMDGLSSNSFVVSAMNLDKKRDFTPEIDPKYEIKYVAEKWQNLKIDYSLLLKKLRKKFLSLRIL, from the coding sequence TTGGAAACGAAGGAGAGCTTTGCCGTGCTTCGAAAGGTGCAACCCAAAAAGCTATACATAGCAGCCGATGGTCCACGTAGTCGTGTAGAGGGTGAGGAAGCGGTATGTAACGAGGTGCAACAATATGTGGTAGACCATATCGACTGGGATTGTGAGTTAAAGACGTTGTTTAGAGAGGATAATTTAGGTTGTCAAAAAGCAGTACAAGGTGCTATAGATTGGTTTTTTAATGAGGAAGAAATGGGTATTGTTCTCGAAGATGACTTAATTCCGGATATAAGTTTTTTTGATTATGCTAGTAAGCTATTAGTTAAATACCAATACAACACAAAAATATTTTCGATAAATGGCTGCAACTTGGGTTATGAGAATCGAGAGATTCCATATGGTCTAACTCGTTATTTTAATATGTGGGGGTGGGCAACTTGGAGACGATCTAATGAATTAGTTAAAAAATCCTGGTTTACCGTAGATTTAAATAAAGATTTTGCGCATGGCTCCCCTCTCTTAAATTCCTTAAAACTTGAAACGAATTGGCCACAAGAGGAATGGTTTTCCCTATGGAGAGGTCATTTTAAGAATACGCTTAACGGCAAGAAAGACACGTGGGATTATCAATGGGTTTACACTTGTTTAAAAAACGATTTATATGCTATTAGGCCCAATGTTAATTTGGTTAATAATATAGGGTTTAATGCAAACGCTACACATACAAAGAAAATGGATGGGTTAAGTTCAAACTCATTTGTGGTATCTGCTATGAATTTGGATAAAAAAAGAGATTTTACACCTGAAATAGATCCCAAATATGAAATTAAATATGTAGCAGAAAAGTGGCAAAATCTTAAAATTGATTATAGTCTCCTTTTAAAAAAGTTGCGAAAAAAATTTCTTTCTTTACGAATTCTATAA
- a CDS encoding glycosyltransferase family 2 protein, whose protein sequence is MDRKFMISFSIIIPTFNSESTLEMSLASIANQTFKDIEVLIMDGASTDGTAKTASSFKKTIPMLSIYSEIDEGIYDAMNKGIGKSSGEWLYFMGSDDRLHGVDILQKLYEILSQTTTHVVYGNVEIAGDTGWAKDGTLYDGSFDLPKLLNRNICHQAILYRSSFIKDKIGYFNTRYNVLSDWDFNLRCWAKSPFHYVDLTIAYFAAGGASTHGIDEEFSKDRIDNILRYFKIGLFNKLVNTTNFECFYDVKKKQRIHAPFQYYLRNVLNK, encoded by the coding sequence ATGGATAGAAAGTTTATGATATCATTCTCCATCATAATACCAACTTTTAATTCTGAATCAACCCTAGAAATGTCTCTAGCAAGTATTGCCAATCAAACCTTTAAAGATATTGAGGTTTTGATTATGGACGGTGCTTCCACTGATGGAACTGCAAAGACAGCTTCGTCATTTAAAAAAACTATTCCCATGCTATCAATCTATAGTGAAATAGACGAAGGTATCTACGACGCTATGAACAAAGGCATTGGTAAATCGAGTGGGGAATGGTTGTATTTTATGGGTAGTGATGATCGTTTGCATGGTGTTGATATTCTTCAAAAACTCTACGAAATACTTTCTCAAACAACTACCCATGTTGTGTATGGAAATGTAGAAATAGCAGGTGATACAGGTTGGGCAAAAGATGGAACCTTATATGACGGTTCCTTCGACCTGCCAAAATTACTCAATAGAAATATTTGCCATCAGGCAATTTTATATAGATCCAGTTTTATAAAAGACAAAATTGGTTATTTCAACACACGTTACAATGTATTATCCGATTGGGATTTTAATCTTAGATGTTGGGCTAAATCACCATTTCATTACGTAGATTTAACCATTGCTTATTTTGCTGCTGGAGGTGCTTCTACACATGGGATAGACGAAGAGTTCTCTAAAGATAGGATTGATAATATTTTAAGATATTTTAAGATTGGGCTTTTCAATAAGTTGGTAAATACAACAAATTTTGAATGTTTTTATGATGTCAAAAAGAAACAACGTATTCATGCGCCGTTTCAGTATTATTTAAGAAATGTGTTAAATAAGTAA
- a CDS encoding glycosyltransferase family 2 protein: MVSIIVPNYNHEPYLRKRLDSIFSQTYGDFEVILLDDCSTDNSVSILQEYAERPQVSHFIINKENSGGPFKQWKKGIELSKSDYIWIAESDDYSDTSFLERLIPFFKKGIGIVFSGLTIVEQNNSKDYVALEEGFHKGTHLLSAEMITGNLFINANCVLFNKKYISKSQLTKICDFKICGDWSLWNHILTKSNVYFVKEPLSFYRKHQSATTENLYNNQLFYKEAIKVAKVCINFLGNYYHHNARAIRFYGELVRSSKLSEAIKAELLKLINATFKPNFYINLFRRIVRKLKSAR; encoded by the coding sequence ATGGTTTCAATTATAGTCCCAAATTATAATCATGAGCCGTATCTAAGGAAGCGTTTGGATTCTATTTTTAGTCAAACCTACGGAGATTTCGAAGTGATTCTATTGGACGACTGTTCGACAGATAACAGCGTGTCCATCTTGCAAGAATATGCAGAAAGACCTCAGGTGTCTCACTTCATCATCAATAAAGAGAACTCAGGAGGTCCCTTTAAACAATGGAAAAAGGGAATAGAGTTATCAAAGAGTGATTATATATGGATTGCAGAGAGTGATGATTATAGTGACACATCATTTCTTGAAAGATTGATTCCATTTTTTAAAAAGGGAATAGGTATCGTGTTTTCAGGCTTGACTATTGTTGAACAGAACAACAGTAAAGATTATGTAGCGCTCGAAGAAGGCTTTCATAAAGGCACACATCTTCTTAGTGCAGAAATGATAACTGGTAATTTGTTTATTAATGCGAACTGTGTTTTATTTAATAAGAAGTACATAAGTAAGAGTCAATTAACCAAAATATGTGATTTTAAAATTTGTGGCGATTGGTCTTTGTGGAATCATATACTTACAAAGTCAAATGTATATTTTGTAAAAGAACCTCTATCTTTCTATAGGAAGCATCAAAGCGCAACTACAGAAAATTTATACAATAATCAATTATTTTATAAAGAAGCAATAAAAGTAGCTAAAGTATGTATCAATTTCTTAGGGAACTATTACCATCATAATGCTAGAGCGATTCGTTTTTATGGTGAGCTGGTAAGGTCTTCAAAGTTATCTGAAGCGATAAAGGCAGAACTGTTGAAACTAATAAATGCTACTTTTAAGCCGAATTTCTATATCAATCTATTCCGAAGGATTGTAAGAAAACTAAAAAGTGCTCGCTAA
- a CDS encoding glycosyltransferase: MIPKTLHYCWFGKGEKPKVFTQCLESWKQFCPDFEIKEWNEATSKKFANPFYKNALRKKQYAFAADCIRVNALMEMGGIYLDTDMLLVKPIEPLLAFAFFTGYEIENRPAYGFFGARPGHPLLKAMADFYTKAEFDQFSPPVITHTFKNIVVEANLGKNDKIFPPEYFYPLPYQNKEDNFSAFVSENTYAVHLWDHSWKPKKEETLGSLLSNLATVVTDYVCYGYSYSYFKRYFREFARKLYHRIFKKNPT, encoded by the coding sequence ATGATCCCAAAAACCCTACATTATTGTTGGTTCGGAAAGGGTGAAAAGCCCAAAGTGTTTACGCAATGTCTGGAAAGCTGGAAGCAATTTTGTCCCGACTTTGAAATTAAGGAATGGAACGAGGCTACTTCAAAGAAATTTGCAAATCCTTTTTATAAAAACGCACTTCGGAAAAAGCAGTATGCCTTTGCAGCCGATTGTATTAGGGTTAATGCCTTGATGGAAATGGGAGGCATCTATTTGGATACCGATATGTTGTTGGTAAAACCTATCGAACCTTTGCTTGCGTTCGCTTTTTTTACCGGCTATGAAATAGAAAATCGTCCTGCCTATGGTTTCTTTGGAGCACGTCCCGGGCATCCTTTACTGAAAGCGATGGCCGATTTTTATACCAAAGCCGAATTCGATCAATTTTCACCTCCTGTAATAACCCATACTTTTAAAAATATAGTTGTTGAGGCAAATTTGGGTAAGAACGACAAGATCTTCCCGCCCGAATATTTTTATCCGTTGCCGTATCAAAACAAGGAGGACAATTTTTCAGCATTTGTTAGCGAAAATACCTACGCCGTGCACCTTTGGGATCATTCATGGAAACCCAAAAAAGAGGAAACCCTTGGTTCTTTGTTGAGTAATTTAGCAACAGTAGTGACAGATTATGTGTGCTACGGTTATTCCTATTCCTATTTTAAACGGTATTTTAGAGAATTTGCAAGAAAATTGTATCATCGTATTTTTAAAAAGAACCCAACTTGA
- the gmd gene encoding GDP-mannose 4,6-dehydratase, producing MKVAFITGVTGQDGAYLSEFLLKKGYIVHGLKRRSSLFNTDRIDHLYQDPHISSRNFVLHYGDMTDSTNLIRLINEIQPDEIYNLAAMSHVHVSFQIPEYTANADGIGSLRILEAVRFLGLEKKTKIYQASTSELYGKVQEVPQTETTPFYPRSPYGVAKLYAYWATVNYREAYNMFACNGILFNHESPIRGETFVTRKITRAASRIALGLQDTLYIGNLDAKRDWGHAKDYVRMMWMILQADEPEDWVIATGKTTSVRDFISMAFAQVGISLEFKGKGDDEKGYVKACSDARFQIEIGKEIIRVDANYFRPTEVDLLIGDASKAKNKLGWEPKYSLQELVVEMMAHDVKLMQKDQYLQQGGFTTHNYFE from the coding sequence ATGAAAGTAGCATTTATCACAGGAGTAACAGGACAGGACGGAGCTTATTTAAGTGAGTTTTTATTGAAAAAGGGATACATCGTTCACGGACTAAAAAGAAGATCCTCTTTGTTTAATACAGACCGGATTGATCATTTATATCAGGATCCGCATATTTCAAGTCGGAATTTTGTCTTGCACTACGGAGATATGACCGACAGCACTAATTTAATTCGCTTGATCAACGAAATTCAGCCGGACGAAATCTACAATCTCGCTGCCATGAGTCATGTACATGTTTCGTTTCAAATTCCGGAATACACGGCAAACGCCGACGGAATTGGCTCTTTACGAATTTTGGAAGCCGTTCGTTTTTTAGGCTTGGAAAAAAAGACGAAAATATATCAGGCCTCCACATCTGAACTCTACGGAAAAGTACAGGAAGTACCTCAAACCGAAACTACCCCCTTTTATCCGCGGAGCCCGTACGGAGTTGCCAAACTTTATGCCTATTGGGCTACGGTGAATTATCGTGAGGCCTATAATATGTTTGCCTGTAACGGAATTTTGTTCAATCACGAATCTCCCATTCGAGGAGAAACCTTTGTGACCCGAAAAATCACCAGAGCTGCCTCCCGAATTGCCTTGGGTTTGCAGGACACCTTGTATATTGGTAATTTGGACGCAAAACGAGACTGGGGACACGCCAAGGATTATGTGCGTATGATGTGGATGATCTTACAGGCCGATGAACCCGAAGATTGGGTGATCGCCACCGGGAAGACTACCTCGGTTCGCGATTTTATTTCCATGGCGTTCGCTCAAGTAGGAATAAGCCTTGAGTTTAAAGGGAAGGGAGATGATGAAAAAGGATATGTAAAAGCATGTAGTGATGCCCGTTTCCAAATAGAAATAGGGAAAGAGATTATAAGAGTGGATGCCAACTATTTTAGACCCACCGAAGTGGATTTATTGATTGGTGATGCAAGCAAGGCTAAGAATAAATTGGGCTGGGAGCCTAAATACAGTCTGCAGGAATTGGTGGTCGAAATGATGGCCCATGATGTAAAACTGATGCAAAAAGATCAGTATTTACAGCAAGGCGGATTTACAACCCATAACTATTTCGAGTAA
- a CDS encoding glycoside hydrolase family 99-like domain-containing protein encodes MSKRRAIAFVLPQFHPIPENDQWWGKGFTEWTNVTKARPLFEGHYQPQLPADLGFYDLRLPEAREAQASLAKEHNIFGFCYYHYWFNGKRLLHKPLDDMLHLGTPNMPFMYCWANENWTRRWDGQENDILIEQTYSKEDDKEHIIWLCEQVFNDKRYITVNGAPVFMIYRHNLFPDIRETIALWRTIAVEEYGFPDLYLCMTESFNTQDDPTAFGFDASVEFSAHAILGHECTPKRKRLFLKRPKNNLVFKDFKKGVKVSISRAQPEYKFFRSVTPAWDNTARKGVNGVVALGSSPELYKKWLKEAVSKSTVYSADENFIFINAMNEWAEGNHLEPCIKYGLSYLEATKNILDNYK; translated from the coding sequence ATGAGTAAGCGAAGAGCCATAGCCTTTGTGTTGCCACAATTTCATCCTATACCGGAGAATGACCAGTGGTGGGGAAAAGGATTTACAGAATGGACCAATGTTACCAAGGCACGTCCTTTGTTCGAAGGCCACTACCAACCACAATTACCCGCCGATTTGGGATTCTACGATCTACGCTTACCGGAAGCAAGAGAAGCGCAAGCAAGCTTAGCAAAAGAGCACAATATTTTTGGATTTTGTTATTATCACTATTGGTTTAATGGAAAAAGGTTGCTACATAAACCGCTCGACGATATGTTACATTTGGGTACTCCAAATATGCCATTTATGTACTGTTGGGCAAACGAGAATTGGACAAGAAGATGGGATGGACAAGAAAATGATATTTTAATTGAACAAACATACTCCAAAGAGGACGATAAAGAACATATAATATGGCTATGTGAACAGGTGTTCAATGATAAAAGATATATCACAGTGAATGGTGCACCGGTCTTTATGATATATCGCCACAATCTGTTTCCGGACATAAGAGAGACTATTGCCTTATGGCGTACCATAGCAGTTGAAGAATATGGTTTTCCAGATCTTTACCTATGTATGACAGAAAGTTTTAACACCCAGGACGATCCTACTGCCTTTGGGTTTGATGCCTCCGTAGAGTTTTCTGCACACGCGATACTAGGACATGAGTGTACCCCTAAGCGGAAGAGATTATTCTTAAAAAGGCCAAAAAATAATTTAGTGTTCAAGGATTTTAAAAAAGGAGTAAAGGTCTCAATTTCAAGAGCACAACCAGAATATAAATTCTTTAGATCTGTAACACCCGCTTGGGACAATACGGCAAGAAAAGGGGTTAATGGCGTGGTAGCCTTAGGAAGCAGCCCCGAGCTATATAAAAAATGGCTTAAGGAAGCAGTCTCAAAATCTACAGTTTATAGTGCCGATGAGAACTTTATTTTTATTAATGCAATGAATGAATGGGCAGAAGGAAATCACTTAGAACCATGCATAAAATATGGACTATCGTATTTAGAGGCTACCAAGAATATTTTAGATAATTATAAGTAA
- a CDS encoding glycosyltransferase, with product MKVLQITSSSKGGAGIAALRLHKALREQGIASAFLSKDLTINFQGEEVEDAFFAYKRPTFGQKLLRKIQGRIAPTPFQKTASVWNSIKGNAIFENVSLPHSVYQLQDHPLLKEADVLNLHWISGIVDYADFFSAIQKPIVWTLHDMNPFSGLFHYKSDGSNNETTISAFDQRIQEYKRKYLRKIQKGAIISPSQWLLEEATQSGFFDHFSIKKCIPNAIDLQTFSVQDASQLRSKHSIPADAFVVLFISHSLEIERKGFRLLLEALTFLSHLPITILTVGKDELKSPVTGIKIISLGKISSPREMASSYAMADVFVLPSKEDNLPNVMLESFAGGTPVISFGIGGMKEHVKKGTTGILAETISGEALAKAIQQYYNSRKEYRSETIREYAEAHFSFKKQAIAYHEVYKKLLS from the coding sequence TTGAAAGTCTTACAAATCACATCCTCTTCCAAAGGCGGTGCAGGCATTGCCGCCCTACGCTTGCATAAGGCACTCAGGGAACAGGGGATTGCATCGGCTTTCCTTTCAAAAGATCTTACAATTAATTTTCAAGGAGAAGAAGTGGAGGACGCTTTTTTTGCCTATAAGCGACCTACTTTTGGCCAAAAACTGCTTAGAAAAATACAAGGCCGTATTGCACCTACACCTTTTCAAAAGACAGCTTCAGTTTGGAATAGCATAAAGGGCAATGCTATTTTTGAAAATGTGTCATTGCCGCATAGTGTGTATCAATTGCAGGACCACCCACTACTAAAAGAGGCCGATGTATTGAATTTACACTGGATTTCGGGAATCGTGGATTATGCCGACTTCTTTTCAGCAATACAAAAACCAATTGTCTGGACACTGCACGATATGAATCCGTTTTCAGGCTTATTTCATTATAAAAGTGATGGATCGAACAATGAAACCACTATTTCAGCCTTTGACCAAAGAATACAAGAATACAAACGAAAATATTTACGGAAAATACAAAAAGGGGCAATAATTTCACCATCCCAATGGTTGCTGGAGGAGGCAACTCAAAGTGGTTTTTTTGATCACTTTTCTATAAAAAAATGCATCCCTAATGCCATCGATTTGCAAACCTTTTCGGTGCAGGATGCTTCTCAACTTAGGAGTAAACACAGTATCCCGGCCGATGCCTTTGTAGTGCTTTTTATTTCCCATTCGCTGGAGATTGAACGCAAGGGATTCCGGTTACTTCTGGAGGCTTTGACTTTTTTGTCTCATCTCCCCATAACAATCCTTACTGTTGGGAAAGACGAGCTGAAAAGCCCAGTCACTGGCATAAAAATTATATCTTTAGGGAAAATTAGTTCCCCACGGGAAATGGCTTCCTCTTACGCAATGGCAGACGTTTTTGTACTGCCCAGCAAAGAAGACAATTTGCCCAACGTGATGTTGGAATCTTTCGCCGGCGGCACTCCGGTGATAAGCTTTGGAATTGGTGGGATGAAAGAACACGTAAAGAAAGGCACAACCGGTATTTTGGCCGAAACAATTTCGGGAGAAGCTTTGGCAAAGGCGATTCAGCAGTATTATAACTCACGAAAAGAATACCGTTCAGAAACAATTCGAGAATATGCCGAAGCACATTTCAGTTTTAAGAAGCAAGCAATAGCATACCACGAAGTATACAAAAAGCTGTTATCATAA
- a CDS encoding glycosyltransferase family 2 protein encodes MQENFPKISVVTPNYNQGEYIEETIKSVFTQSYPNLEYIIIDGGSTDQSISIIKNYEAELHYWESENDQGMYHAINKGFSMATGDIMCWINSDDVLWEGALFYVAKVFLKHPKVCWLQGYPSVIDEEGKLLFQRKPVATKDHFYSLRFIKDFSFIQQESTFWRKSLWEKAGGQLDTNFGLAADFELWLRFFKYESLYCSKKQLAAFRKRKGQKSGDGKKYLEEANLAVNQHLKKMTPVEKIRLKGSKFINKTGESGTVKWIESL; translated from the coding sequence ATGCAAGAGAACTTTCCAAAGATATCGGTAGTAACGCCCAATTACAATCAAGGTGAATATATTGAGGAAACCATAAAGTCTGTATTTACTCAATCCTATCCCAATCTAGAGTACATTATCATTGATGGAGGTAGTACCGATCAATCTATATCCATTATTAAAAATTATGAGGCCGAGCTTCACTATTGGGAAAGTGAAAATGATCAAGGGATGTATCATGCTATTAATAAAGGATTTTCAATGGCTACGGGAGATATTATGTGTTGGATTAATAGTGACGATGTATTATGGGAAGGAGCTTTGTTCTACGTCGCAAAAGTTTTTTTAAAACACCCGAAGGTTTGCTGGCTTCAAGGATATCCTTCAGTAATTGATGAAGAAGGGAAACTGCTTTTTCAACGAAAACCGGTTGCAACAAAGGACCATTTTTATAGTTTACGATTTATCAAAGATTTTTCTTTTATTCAACAAGAATCTACTTTTTGGAGGAAATCACTTTGGGAAAAAGCTGGAGGACAATTAGATACAAACTTTGGTTTAGCAGCAGACTTTGAACTTTGGTTGCGATTTTTTAAATATGAATCTTTGTATTGTTCTAAAAAGCAGCTCGCAGCATTTAGAAAAAGAAAAGGTCAAAAATCGGGAGACGGAAAAAAATATCTAGAAGAAGCAAACCTTGCCGTAAACCAACATCTGAAAAAAATGACTCCAGTGGAAAAGATTAGATTAAAGGGGTCAAAATTTATTAATAAAACAGGCGAGTCAGGAACCGTTAAATGGATAGAAAGTTTATGA
- a CDS encoding FkbM family methyltransferase produces the protein MKKLVKRIARQAGYKISRIDTKSPVKQSVEKSNPFSTQEALYRCQKRNLKIKTVIDVGASDGRWSGNCMRFFPDAHYFLVEAQNGHLEGLKHFESSNENVSFVLAAAGKENGTIYFNNSELFGGIASETPFEKNSIEVPVISLDVEIEKRDLQPPFLLKLDTHGFEVPILEGAKKVISHANLIIIEAYNFNIESNSLCFWELCEYMGDLGFRPLEVVDLMAREYDQAFWQMDIFFIKKDDPMFNYIQYR, from the coding sequence ATGAAAAAGCTAGTAAAAAGAATAGCAAGACAAGCGGGATATAAAATTTCAAGAATTGACACAAAATCTCCTGTAAAACAATCAGTTGAAAAGTCTAATCCATTTTCTACTCAAGAAGCGTTGTACCGTTGCCAAAAGAGAAATTTAAAAATAAAGACTGTTATCGACGTGGGTGCTTCAGATGGTCGTTGGTCTGGAAACTGTATGCGCTTCTTTCCCGATGCTCATTATTTTTTGGTAGAAGCGCAAAACGGACATCTAGAAGGACTAAAACATTTTGAATCCTCTAATGAAAATGTATCTTTTGTTTTGGCTGCAGCAGGTAAAGAAAATGGCACCATATACTTTAACAATTCAGAACTTTTTGGAGGGATTGCTTCCGAAACTCCTTTTGAAAAAAATTCAATTGAAGTACCTGTAATCTCATTGGATGTCGAAATAGAAAAAAGAGACTTACAACCGCCTTTTCTTTTAAAACTTGACACCCATGGTTTTGAAGTTCCTATTTTGGAAGGAGCCAAAAAAGTAATCTCTCACGCTAATTTAATTATTATTGAAGCGTATAATTTTAATATAGAATCAAATAGCCTTTGCTTTTGGGAGCTGTGTGAGTATATGGGAGACCTAGGCTTTCGTCCTTTGGAAGTAGTCGATTTAATGGCAAGGGAATATGACCAAGCATTCTGGCAAATGGATATCTTTTTTATTAAAAAAGATGATCCAATGTTTAATTATATCCAATACCGTTAA
- a CDS encoding glycosyltransferase family 2 protein has product MPKLSIITVNFNNAEGLNRTIQSVAEQDFSDLEYIVVDGNSSDDSVAIIKKHESVVSQWISEPDTGVYHAMNKGIGMATGDYLLFLNSGDHFYKVGVLSKIEKYLTAEDLLLFDIHVTGQGKDFIKKHPDSLRFSYLFEETFAHQAVIIKRSLFESVGLYDESYTIVSDWKFFIHAVKQGASYKTIHEVLTTYYLDGMSATAEGTFKRRAERETILTTEFPQFYEDYKERELLKMNRFKALAELEKSKAGRKITSGVLRLLLRIFRNKSVKDL; this is encoded by the coding sequence ATGCCAAAGTTATCTATAATAACAGTTAATTTCAATAATGCGGAAGGATTAAATCGAACCATCCAAAGCGTCGCGGAACAAGATTTCTCCGATCTGGAATATATTGTGGTTGATGGAAACTCTTCCGACGACAGTGTTGCGATTATCAAAAAACACGAATCTGTCGTATCACAATGGATTAGCGAACCCGATACGGGGGTATATCACGCCATGAATAAGGGAATTGGGATGGCAACCGGCGACTACCTACTCTTTTTAAACAGCGGAGATCACTTTTATAAAGTTGGTGTTTTATCAAAAATTGAAAAATATCTTACCGCCGAAGACCTACTGCTTTTCGATATTCACGTTACAGGCCAGGGCAAGGATTTTATTAAAAAACATCCGGACAGCCTTCGGTTTTCCTATTTGTTTGAAGAGACATTTGCACATCAGGCGGTTATTATAAAACGAAGCCTGTTTGAAAGTGTGGGTTTGTATGACGAATCCTATACAATTGTATCGGACTGGAAGTTCTTTATCCATGCTGTGAAACAAGGAGCCAGTTATAAAACAATTCACGAAGTATTGACTACCTATTATCTCGACGGAATGAGCGCTACCGCCGAAGGAACTTTTAAAAGAAGAGCCGAACGAGAAACCATTCTTACAACCGAGTTTCCACAGTTCTACGAAGATTACAAAGAACGGGAGCTGCTTAAAATGAACCGGTTTAAGGCGCTGGCAGAGCTGGAAAAATCGAAGGCCGGCCGCAAAATCACGTCAGGAGTATTGAGATTGTTATTGCGAATTTTTAGAAATAAAAGCGTAAAAGACCTGTAA